The following DNA comes from Bryobacteraceae bacterium.
GACCGCTTCGACACAAGCAAGCTCGACCAATGGGAGATCGTCTTCTCGCAGATGGACCGGCTCGGCATCATGCTGCACGTGGTGACGCAGGAGACCGAGAATGACGGCCGCCTCGGGGGAGGCTATTCGCTCAACCCGGTTCGCCAGCTCTACTTGCGCGAACTGGCCGCCCGCTTCGCGCACCACCCGGCGCTGATCTGGAACCTCGGCGAAGAGAACGACACCCCGGATTCGGACCGCAAGGCGATCGCCGCCTACATTCGCTCCCTCGACGCCTACGCCCATCCGATCACTGTCCACACGCACAACAACCGCGGTCTGACGACCTACCTCGGCTTGCTCGGCGACGCACACTTCGAAGCGACGTCGATCCAGGGCTCGATGCGCAACTACCATCGCGAGGCCGTCGTCCTGCGAAAGCTGTCCGCGGCGGCGGGGCGCAAGCTCGTGATCTTCGGCGACGAGCAGCAGCCGGCGAACAAGGGCGTGGTTCCCGACGCCGACGATCCGCGCCACGACGAACCGCGTATCCACGGCCTATGGGGAAACCTGATGGGCGGCGGCGGCGGCGTCGAATGGTACTTCGGATCGAACTACCCGCACATGGACATCAACTGCGAGGATTTCCGCTCCCGCGACGTTCTGTGGACCCAAACACGCCTCGCGCTCGACTTCTTCCGCCAGCGCCTGAAGTTCTGGGAGATGGAGCCGCGCGACGAGATGGTGTCCACCGGAGCCGCGGCGCGTGTGCTCGTTCAGGGCGACCAGACCATCGCCGTTCAGCTTCCGGCGGGCGGCGAGACCCGGCTCCTACTGCCGCGCGCCGCCTATCGGATCCAGTGGTTCAACCCGCGCGACGGCGGCCCCTTGGCGAAAGGGACCGTGGAAACCGTGCAGGGGCCGGGCGAGCGCTCGATCGGGCTGCCTCCGGCGGATACGGCGGACGATTGGGTGGCGCTGCTCGAGAAGCAATAGCGCCGGCTACGACGGACCCCGCCCGAGCCACTCTCCGGCTTTGTCGACGATTTCGTCCATCGAGCCCTCGAACGTGCGCGGCGCGCCGCGCACGATGCCGGTCCGGCCGTCCACCAGCGATAGCAACAGCTCGAGCCCGCGGGCTTTTCGCCGCAGTGACCCTTCGACCACGCAGTTGGCCCCGGTCTCCACGGCCACCGTCCGCACGTCGACGCGCTTGCCGGCGTAGCTGAGAGCGGTCATCGTCGACACCAGGTCGATGCGGCCGGTCTGCCCGGCGCGCAGCGGCAGGCGCTCCAAAACGTCCAGACTCTCTGACTCGAGCCCCGCGCCGTGCCGGAGCGGCAGAATCACGACGCAGGGGCGCTCGGCGGCCGGCATCGGTCTCGGGACGCGGGCCGCCCAGTCGAACGTCAACCGGTAGCCGCCCCCGGATCGGATGCGCAGTTCGTCGTTCGCGCCCTCGTTCAGATAGTAGCGATTGAGCTTCTCGCGCAGCCGGCTCATCTCTTTCCGCACCAGTGAGTCGGTTTGGGGATCGAAGTCGGCGCGCCCGAGCACGGCCATCCCGACCTCGTGTTCGGTAGGCGGCTCGGCGGAGGACATCGATCGTTCGGCGAGCCAGCGCAGCAGCTTGCGCAACTGAGCGGCCCGTTGGAACGATGCGCTCGCGGCGACTCGATCGACGTGCCGGACCTTCGCTTCGGCCGGCACTGGCCGCTCATACAACTTGGCCATCGGAATGATCGCTTGCATGTGGCTGGCTCCAGTAACCGTTGGAATGTCCCTCAGACTGTTTCTCCCCGTACAGAGAGATTATGCGCATCGAAAGCCGCTGTTCTGTCACAAAAGTTCACTTCTCCTCACAACTAGGGGATAAAATGGGCGTTAACCTTCGATGGCCGGGCTCGAACAGTACGAGATCCAACACGCGCTCGAAAGCCTTCGCCGCCAGAGCCGGCTCTCGCCGAACGAGCTGCGCCTGCTCACGTATCTTGTTGAAGAAACAACGGCCGGACGCGGCGACGAGCTGAGTCAGAAGACTATCGCGGCCGACGTCTTCTCCCGCGATCTGGCGGCATTCGACCCCAAGGCGGATTCGATCGTCCGCACCACTGCCGCGAACCTTCGGGAACGCCTCATCGAGTACTACAGCGCGGCCGGGCGCACCGATCCGGTGGTGATCGAGGTGCCACGCGGTTCCTACCAGCCGCGGTTCTCGCGGCGACAGCAGTTGAGCGCCGGCGGATCGTCCCGCCTGTGGAGCGCACGGCTCGCGATGGAAGGCCGCACGCCCGCCCTTTACAAAACCGCGATCAAGCACCTCGACGCAGTGCTGGCCGAGTCGCCCAGCCTCGCGCTGGGCCTCGCCCTCAAGGCCGAAGCCCTCGCCTCTTGGGCGATCCACGGCGCCGAGCCGAAGCCCGCGCTCGAGCAGGCTCGGACCTTGGCCGACCGCGCGCTCGCCTCGGACGCAGCGGTGTGGCAGGCTTCCCTGGCCCGCGGCGCGGTGGCCAGCGCGCTCGAATGGGATTGGCCGGCGGCCGGCCGGCATTTCGCCCGCGCGCTGGAACTCTCCGGCGGCGACGCCGATACGCATCCCTGGTACACGGCCCACCTGGTGACCCAGGGCCGGCCCCGCGAGGCCATCGCCAACCTGCAGCGCTCCGTCGACCATCACGGTTTCGGCAACCCGGCTTGTCTCGCGGACCTGGCAATGATGCAGATTCTGGCGCGCGACTTCGCCGCGGCCACCGAAACCGCGCGCGCCGCGCTCGAGGCCGCGCCCGCCAACTACCAGCACTACATGACGCATTCGGTGCTGCTCGAAGCGCAGGACGACCCTGCCGGCGCGCTTCGAATGCTCGACGCAAGTCCCATCCGCCTCCAGGACCGGCCAGTCACCTGGGGTTTTCGCGCCTTCCTCGCCGGGCGAACCGGACGCGTCGCGGTTGCCCGCCGGCGCCTGTCCTGGTTTCGCGCCACGCGCCGCACCGGCATTTGGATTCCGAACACTCAGCTCGCCTTGTGCTGGATGGGCATCGGCGATGCGAACGAGGCGCTCGGTCACCTGGAGCTGGCTGCCGGAGACCGTGAGCCGCTGGTGATCTGGTATCACGCCTATCCCTTTTTCCGTCATCTGCATGGTCATCCCCGGTTTGAAGCCCTAGTGGATCGCGCCGGCGTGACTCGCTATCTTCCACGGAAGGAAGCGGCCGGTCCGCCGCATGTAAACCCGATAGGCCGCCCCATGAATGCCCCCGGCGAGCTCCCGCTCCTCTAGTCGCGCCGCGCGAAGGTAAATCGCCGACATCGCGAGTCCGCTTACCAACAGCGGCCACCAGCCTGTCCCCGCGAACCCGGCGGCCCAGGCGGTCATGTAGGCGGTGTAGAAAGGATGGCGGATGTAACGGTAGGGCCCGGCGGTGGCAAGCGCCCGCGGCGACCCGGCATCGAAACAGGCTCGTGGAGCGCAGTCCTGCGTAGCCGCGATGGCCCGGTGGAACAG
Coding sequences within:
- a CDS encoding DUF5060 domain-containing protein, which gives rise to MRLVAAFLAVGLASAAVRTTGDLQRYHRVTLTFDGPASAETADPNPFLHYRLSVTFEHGSGRRMTVPGFYAADGNAAESSADRGNQWRVHFAPPEAGSWRWRASLRSGPYVALSMDPEAGAPVALDQAEGALAIAPAASGAIARGFLEHNGSHYLRYSGSGEYFLKGGADSPENFLAYADFDQTFDQDADSGSYKKVGPFIHRYEAHVRDWNSGDPTWKGGKGKGIVGALNYLASKGVNSVYFLTYNLDGGDGRDTWMWTSPDVRDRFDTSKLDQWEIVFSQMDRLGIMLHVVTQETENDGRLGGGYSLNPVRQLYLRELAARFAHHPALIWNLGEENDTPDSDRKAIAAYIRSLDAYAHPITVHTHNNRGLTTYLGLLGDAHFEATSIQGSMRNYHREAVVLRKLSAAAGRKLVIFGDEQQPANKGVVPDADDPRHDEPRIHGLWGNLMGGGGGVEWYFGSNYPHMDINCEDFRSRDVLWTQTRLALDFFRQRLKFWEMEPRDEMVSTGAAARVLVQGDQTIAVQLPAGGETRLLLPRAAYRIQWFNPRDGGPLAKGTVETVQGPGERSIGLPPADTADDWVALLEKQ
- a CDS encoding isoprenylcysteine carboxylmethyltransferase family protein, whose translation is MTKTPRRFRSSGVNGTYTLLDGSTRIAAAGLAAICFGSFVRAMARHFQATRPLARMTRITAVGGAATAAVHLGGLVALPLWRPWLAVALYAAAIALFHRAIAATQDCAPRACFDAGSPRALATAGPYRYIRHPFYTAYMTAWAAGFAGTGWWPLLVSGLAMSAIYLRAARLEERELAGGIHGAAYRVYMRRTGRFLPWKIASHAGAIH